A genomic stretch from Aedes albopictus strain Foshan chromosome 2, AalbF5, whole genome shotgun sequence includes:
- the LOC134289033 gene encoding uncharacterized protein LOC134289033, protein MRRSVQHFWNLWSTDYISQLHQRSKWKAAKPNLQVGALVLLKQDGLPPFMWNLGRVEEAYPGSDGLVRVVLVRTERGSFKRAVTQVRVLPIEDAAEDDGQQRTTRSMVETNRFNGARDV, encoded by the coding sequence ATGCGTCGATCAGTGCAACACTTTTGGAACCTGTGGTCGACCGACTACATCAGCCAGCTGCATCAGCGGTCCAAATGGAAGGCGGCCAAACCCAATCTCCAAGTCGGAGCTCTGGTGCTCTTGAAGCAGGACGGTCTCCCACCGTTCATGTGGAACCTCGGGCGAGTGGAAGAAGCGTATCCCGGAAGTGATGGTCTTGTGCGTGTTGTGCTGGTACGCACTGAACGTGGTTCATTCAAGCGAGCCGTCACTCAGGTCCGAGTGCTTCCGATCGAGGATGCAGCAGAAGACGATGGCCAACAGCGTACAACAAGATCAATGGTTGAAACAAACCGTTTCAACGGGGCCCGGGATGTTTGA